From the Diprion similis isolate iyDipSimi1 chromosome 1, iyDipSimi1.1, whole genome shotgun sequence genome, the window aaatttatccaacGCCCCTCAAAGTCTCATGTAATTTCCTAACCGCGGGGCACTAAAATTTGTGTGATCGATTGCAGCATGATCTTGCGAGTTCGTTTTCCGGCGAGGACTACTTAGACAGAAAGATAGTCAGATCGCCGTCCTACAGACTTCGTTTCGGCAGGCAGAGTGGCTCGGTTGGTTTGGTACGTGAGAATTCgaattagtttttttcatttcgattgcctttatttttttgcacgtTCGTTTCGCTTCGAATTTGATTGCTTATTTCGGATATATTTCGGTATTTTAGTTCTTCTTGACTTTTGTAAGTGACGATTGTTTTATAAAGTATCGATCGTTCGATATTTGTTTAGACGGAAGTTCAACCTGGAACGACATCAGAAAAGGAATCAGCAGCGGTGGTTGAAGAGAATTAATTGCGCGCGAcgtaaggaaagaaaattatctccGTCTTCTAACGTtatcattatatattatatacctacacataaACATTATGATGCAGTTGCAAAAGTTTGCTATTAACGATATACTTGTCTTCTTTCTGATCTGCATatttttcagccgaaaatttataataataataataataataataataataaggatagtaatgataataataagaacaatAATACTAATATATACAAACACATCTATTACCTGTGTGCAGTGCATATAATGTTAATGAATTCAATTTGTTTGTAATTCAGAGAAAACCAAACTATACAGATCAATGtaaagtttatttaatttttttatttcttcattcattTAAGTTATTCCTGGGAATGTCTTTTTTAAcactaattttttaacttatttgtttgtttgtttttttttttttttttttctgcctgtgcaattattatttctgcaCCTAAAAGTATgaattgaacaaattaaaTTGTGCCAAATTAAtccaaatataaatttttgtgtaaatcattcattgtcagtatgaattatatataacGCTCCACGCGATTTAAACCACATAGAATTGATTTCACATTATATTGTGTATTATAATTTAGtagaaaagtatttttgataCATACGAGGAACTTGCTTTGAAGAAATGTATTATAATAGCTGTACCTTGACAATTTATCACGTTAAATGCACAAATAGGATTCATCGCAGACGGGAGATAGTCTTTTTGtgcaattacaatttttcttcgcCTCCTTGCACTGTTTCGCAAATATACTATCAAGCGTATTCTCCAAGGCTAAATTTGTTCCACGACAATTGTCCACGACTTTTTTTGCCcactggaaataaaaaaaaatacttataatCAGATCACGAGaccataattaaaaaaaaaaaaacatgcactCGAGAGAATGATTGTTACAGAACGGATGGGACCAGTAGGGCAATATTTATGTAAGGCAAGCGGTGCTGTTTCCCACATTTATAAAATGTGTCGTAGTCCAGCCGCTATGTATAAgaagaaaacttgaaattgTAATTTCTTGATAACACTATTTCCTTTTTCTAATTgttggggggaggggggggggtcatTCATAGtcggagttgaaaatttcaaccagaTTCTTCAGTAACTTcggccgccatcttgaatttatggTTTAAGTAGGAAAATATCGATCGTaggggataaattttttatcaccaaagttgtagagaattaaatttcctacaagtttAGTTCCAATAAGTTTTATCGTTAGTCAAACGTTGAAAGTGAGTGAGTTATTTGGCGAAAAGAAATTCTCTCATAAATTGAAGATGGCGGACGAAGCTATCGTAGAATCTGGTCGAAAGTCCAGATTTCAACTACCAATTACCCTTCTCTCCCATCGAATTCGAAAGAGAAGACAGTCgtatcaaaaattacaattccaAGTGGATTTCAGGCTGCACCTGAAAGTATTCCCTGATTCTTATATCGCTCCATCCTAGCGGTGGACTCTTCTGAATATCGCGTAAGTTGTAAATCTTATCGGCCAAGGTGACCAGTTTAGCTCGGTCGCTTCGGTTCCTTGCATTTTCAATTTGCAAACGTTTCCTCTCCGCCTTGGGGAGACTTTTGTCGTCCGTCACCTCGGCGACAACTTTCATCACCGTTTCGCcgaactctttctctatctccTCGAAGGAAGTGTCCGTGTCTTCGACCGTGTCGTGGAGCAAGGCTGCAAGTATCGTGACCGGATCGTGGACGCTTCCCTCGTTCGCCAGAATATTGGCAACCCCTGAAACGGCGGGATTAAGGAAATGGACGATTACTCCTGGCGATTGGTAAATAAGAAGGTAAAGAAGGAATCTAACGTGGATAAAACGAGCAGCTCTTTGAACGCTGCAAGAACGTTGGCTCATTCAAATTCAGGTTTTTTCTCACCCAAGGGATGATTTATGTAGGGTGTTTCAGCGGCGTCTTTTCTCCTTTGGTTACTGTGCTTCTCGGCAGCAAAGTTCGCGCACTTCAACACCATCGAAAGAAGTTCCTCTTTCGTTATAGGTTTCAAGCAGGATCCACACTCGCCGGGTATTACCAACGGATCGTTGATCGCGTCTCTGTCGGCGTTGCAGCAATCTTCGGATTTTTTGGACTCCTCTTCCGCACGATCCGCGGCTAATTCCTTGTCAGCGTATCGGCTCAGAAACGATCCTTTGTCAACGCGGAAATCCATCGGTTGATattaaaagagagaaatgTCGCAATTCGCTATCCGTGAGGGATATTACCAAACTTCATAAATATGAATACACTGCTCCGTGCAAATGTCACGCGAGACTAAGCTTGAACCGCGTGTTACGAATTGCGCGTTTTTCACACCAAGAGCGAAGACTCTGTCAAGAATTTAAGACGACAATATACGCATAACTCGCAGCGTCATCTTACCAACGAAATATCGGATTAGCGATTCAAGATAAACTGTCAGATCTTTTTACCCTCGGTGAAAACTGCAGAGCTTTCGTTAGCaacgaatatttataattgcTGGGAAGCCCAGAATAAACCGCCAATACAATAAACTATAATTATCAaagaataaattgatatttgtaggctatcggaaaaattttacctatcatttatcttttttatcgTGTTCAAATCTTCCTACGGACGGTTACAGCTGTACCTTGCGAACAATCTGGTATTGATAATCTACTCTACCGGCAACTAACCAACGGTCGAAtacttcacttttttttatcgttttgtttTCGATCAACCGCTGTGATCAGCAATTGAATTTGTTGTTTGATATAAAAAGGAATCGAACAAAATCATATAATCGATTTCCTGATAGTTTTATTGTCGCAGGTATTTTTGATTCGGCatgaatttgattaaaaaaataaataaatacctacGGCAAATTATTGGCGAATGACATTATTATTGCGAAACATGTGAATTAATGTAATAACTCGTAGACGATTCGGGATGCgggaaaatgtataatattcgtAACGCGTCATGACTCATGACGCGTGTCATGTTTCTGAAAATCATGATACGAGGGGAAGAAATTAACCTTCGCTCCGATGAATTTGAAACTAATCACCAGTGTCAATAAAATGCTGAAGACCTGCACGTTTTCGATCATCGTTCCTGCTCTCCACGTTCAACGAACCGACTTCGTTGTACATTGCAATTCCCTATAGGGAGATGCAGAGAGCTAACGGGAAAAAGCTGGCGAAGAAGGGGAgcgtaaaaaaacaaaaaaaaaaaaaaaaaaaaaaacaacaaccagGAGGTGGAGACGGAATAATTGGCGTCACGCATAATCATCGGTaatcacaagaaaaaaaaaagaaaataaaagacaacTGTGTAATCGTTGTAGAAATTTTCTGCATatagaaattagagaaaatttcttatcgTTAAAAGAAAATGATCTTATACTTTACTGAtttgttctgaaatttatgtaacaagcaataattaattagtcTATGATATATATACTAATTTGATGTGATAATTTATGAAAACCGAAGTGGATTATTACACTGAGGTATATTAAATTGCATAATTTTACATAGGCGGTAGAAAGTTCCCACCCTGCAGACGAACGCGATCAATTATAGGTGATGAGGATAATGCAGTGCCAAAATCCCTAGCGTACTCACTACTGGACTGATTAAATAGGCTTAATTCATTCTATCAGGGGGGCGTCTCGAGTGTCGAGCGTGGATCGCCGCATGTCGCGTGCCCCGATCTCGAGTGCATTTCGCTTCTTTGGTGCCGTGCCAAAAAGAGAAATAGAGGGAGaatagagggagagagagagagagagagagagagagagatgcgaTGAAACGTTTCTATTATTCAGTTGAGCGGATTTCGCTCGTGGTAAACAAGCAAATCGATTTAGAGGCCGCGGCACGCGCGCGATTCGCTTTGTCGAAAGACCGGCTTATTATTCGACTCGACTGCTCTTTATTATAATTCATGTCAAATTAATCCATGCATTCTTGATTTCGAACAAACAGAAACGCGTCGTCGATAGTCGGCgtacattataatatacgaCTCGATTCCCTCGACGATCATGTCTGACTGCACAAACGGTCTTGTTCGCTTTCGTTGTAAATGCCGTGTAACGTATAAGTGTAATTGTAGGGGGTGGGGGGACTACTTGGCGAATTCGCGTGTCGGTGTCCAGTTCAATTATTCACAACAATCGCGAATTGTTGTGAATTATCTTAAAACAGAAGGCGGATTGAttggaattattttaaattccgTCGAATTAGTGTCTGTAGATATTTTCTTTAATGACCacgaaattttcatacatcTTTTAAAAAgtgttatttcaataaaacgaaatttatcAAATCGGGTAAATTaatcaaagtaaaataaatgtagTATTATAGATTCGTCAGCTGAAAATTAATACGATTTTGATCATAAACTTACGAAAGTGCAAATTCGATACCAATAttgattttccaattttaaaaCCACTTCAATTCATTTAATCGGCAGCTTCTACTCggagattttaatttttaccaaaaatttgacgCACCGCGTATTAATTCCGGCATGCAAAGTCGAATAAAAATGCTGCCATCGCAAACGCGACTTCCCCGCAGACGACGAAGATTGAAAAGAGAACCGAGCTTAAGAAGTCGGAACAGGGAGTCCATGTTTCTAATAATATCCCCCGGGATCAGAGGCGCACGTTGTGAGTGGTTTTTACCTGGGCGTAATCCGGGTGTTTTCGCGAGGACATGCAGCCCGTGCTATTAACTCGAAGTTCTCGTCGAGCCGGAGTTTAGGGGTCTGGTGTTTCGGGTCTGGCTCCTCGGCGAGCTATTCTTACTCTTGAATCGAGGAGTCGATTTGGCCCCGTCAGGCTCAATAGACTTCCGCAAGACCACCCCGGTCGCCGATCAAACAGACCCATTCTGCCCCGCTTCCAGGCCGCCGTCGGGAAAGGTCTTCCCTAAAATCCCGCTGGCTATTCTGTCCCCGGCGTGGTTTCTTCCTCTCTAGCCGCGTGCGCCCTTCCCTAAACAACGGATCTAAATCCACCATAAATAAACGACTCGAGACGTTGCAAACAACCCCATTGTCATGTATGGTAAAGGATTTACGCGGGGCGCTTTTTGACTTGGGGTTGTAACACGAAATCGGACAAATTTATACACTCGCACCTTCGCGAACTCTGAATTAAACGGAAGTTTATCAAATGCTGGACGAATTTTTACACAAGATTATCATACAGAAATGGGTATTTCACAGaacgaaagaaatttaaagtATTTCACTTCtagattattatatacatatatatatataaatacacattttttaactATCCTTCTGCCAGCCATTCTTGTGATAGAAGTTTATCGACAGCTCGCCATTAATTGCCGGACACCTGTTCGTAGATGATGACTCGGTGTGATTGaatttatagatataataatataaacgcAGGTAAAATCCGTTAGCTTATACGACACCCGGAAGAGCATATAATTGAGAATATTCACCAGAGTTAAAAGTCCAAATTTTCGCTTTATTGTACAGTTTTGAGAACGACACGAAGAACTGTGAACATTCGTCCATATCAGGCAtcaaagttttccaaaaaagaAGTGCACCGtacaattaatatttcaatgaaTGGAATAAACTGGAAGTTCCACGTTTATACTAACAATCTG encodes:
- the LOC124409458 gene encoding guanosine-3',5'-bis(diphosphate) 3'-pyrophosphohydrolase MESH1, with protein sequence MDFRVDKGSFLSRYADKELAADRAEEESKKSEDCCNADRDAINDPLVIPGECGSCLKPITKEELLSMVLKCANFAAEKHSNQRRKDAAETPYINHPLGVANILANEGSVHDPVTILAALLHDTVEDTDTSFEEIEKEFGETVMKVVAEVTDDKSLPKAERKRLQIENARNRSDRAKLVTLADKIYNLRDIQKSPPLGWSDIRIREYFQWAKKVVDNCRGTNLALENTLDSIFAKQCKEAKKNCNCTKRLSPVCDESYLCI